From a region of the Hymenobacter jejuensis genome:
- a CDS encoding S8 family serine peptidase: MISLVTDAKGTQELIVAIDKVTAHAKQHGVTVIASAGNDSNDGNKDQSLINLPAGAPSVISISATGPRGWL; encoded by the coding sequence ATGATTTCGTTGGTCACGGATGCCAAAGGCACACAGGAGCTGATTGTGGCCATTGATAAAGTAACGGCTCATGCCAAGCAGCACGGCGTAACGGTAATTGCCTCGGCAGGCAACGATTCCAACGACGGCAACAAAGATCAGTCGTTGATCAACTTGCCAGCTGGCGCACCAAGCGTGATTTCCATTTCGGCTACCGGTCCTCGTGGGTGGCTCTAG
- a CDS encoding geranylgeranylglyceryl/heptaprenylglyceryl phosphate synthase translates to MRLSSLYEALCKRRARGQKSLAVLLDPDHLNEAGCRHLLELSESHPIDYFFVGGSLVMNSHQASLIRLIKSRSAVPVLLFPSHSLHLDSQADGILLLSLISGRNPEFLIGQHVIAAPLLRASELQILPTGYMLVDTGRQTTASYISGTTPLPYDKPNIAACTAMAGEQLGLRLMYLDGGSGAMYPVAPAMIRAVRHAVDVPLIVGGGINTAEKAQTALAAGADVLVVGNHIEKNPDFLPEVSRIVRTFNSVLDLSM, encoded by the coding sequence ATGCGCCTCAGCAGCCTCTATGAAGCTCTTTGTAAACGCCGGGCGCGCGGCCAGAAGTCTCTGGCCGTGTTGCTTGATCCCGACCACCTGAACGAGGCGGGTTGCCGGCATTTACTGGAACTGAGCGAGTCTCATCCGATTGATTACTTCTTTGTGGGCGGCAGCTTGGTGATGAATTCTCACCAAGCGTCGCTCATTCGGCTTATAAAAAGTCGCAGTGCAGTGCCTGTGTTACTATTTCCAAGCCACAGCCTACACCTCGACTCGCAGGCCGATGGGATTTTGCTTTTGTCTCTGATTTCGGGTCGAAATCCAGAATTCCTTATTGGTCAGCACGTTATCGCGGCTCCTCTGCTGCGAGCCAGTGAGTTGCAGATTCTTCCCACCGGCTACATGCTCGTGGATACTGGCCGCCAGACGACAGCGAGCTACATCAGTGGTACTACTCCCCTGCCCTACGACAAGCCCAATATCGCCGCCTGCACCGCCATGGCTGGCGAACAGCTTGGCTTGCGCCTCATGTACCTCGACGGCGGCAGTGGTGCTATGTATCCTGTAGCACCTGCCATGATCCGCGCAGTTCGGCACGCCGTAGACGTGCCGTTGATCGTTGGCGGCGGCATCAATACCGCTGAGAAAGCCCAAACGGCCCTCGCTGCGGGTGCTGATGTACTCGTAGTAGGTAACCACATTGAGAAAAATCCCGATTTTCTCCCGGAAGTTTCCAGAATTGTTCGTACGTTCAACTCGGTGCTCGACCTGAGTATGTAA
- a CDS encoding helix-turn-helix domain-containing protein: MEDYNKVIESLGVRYIKAKNLVLQQPFTVRNYYDVGNNLILLHKGRIAFGDEEQVVEEGEMLFIPGGRATKVSYGEGGGKVITNDDLISNKDKFFHSNTDLDLIGDAEESHSHVSFEAKVFDSVNFFASLDVPAFLITGNSKLANLVIKIVEESLQDLPGRERLITIYTENLVVEIVRYILRNKMFVEQLATNSTYFKDPRLIDLFNYIKENIGGDLSNKVLSSVANVSEDYVGQYFKMLTGINPQDYIEYQRMERAVFLLRTTKKSIRDIGKEVGYKDTAYFCRRFKMMFGIPAGKMRRRESAMNI; the protein is encoded by the coding sequence ATGGAAGATTACAATAAAGTGATTGAGTCGCTTGGAGTCCGCTACATTAAAGCGAAAAACTTGGTGCTCCAGCAGCCTTTCACCGTGCGCAATTATTATGATGTTGGCAACAATCTCATACTGTTGCACAAAGGCCGTATTGCCTTCGGTGATGAGGAACAAGTGGTAGAGGAGGGTGAAATGTTGTTCATCCCAGGGGGCCGTGCTACGAAAGTAAGCTACGGCGAAGGCGGCGGTAAAGTAATTACCAACGACGATCTGATTAGTAATAAAGATAAGTTCTTTCATTCCAACACCGATCTGGATCTGATCGGCGACGCGGAAGAAAGCCACAGTCACGTAAGCTTCGAAGCGAAAGTATTTGACTCCGTCAACTTCTTTGCTTCGCTGGACGTGCCAGCTTTCCTGATCACAGGTAATTCGAAGCTAGCAAACCTCGTCATTAAGATTGTTGAGGAAAGCTTGCAGGATTTGCCTGGTCGGGAACGTCTGATCACGATTTATACCGAGAACCTCGTTGTAGAGATTGTGCGCTACATTCTGCGCAATAAGATGTTTGTGGAGCAACTGGCCACCAACAGCACCTACTTCAAGGATCCGCGTCTGATCGATCTGTTCAACTACATCAAGGAGAACATCGGCGGCGATTTGTCCAACAAAGTGCTGTCGAGCGTCGCCAACGTTTCGGAGGACTATGTAGGTCAGTACTTTAAGATGCTGACGGGCATCAACCCGCAGGACTACATCGAATACCAGCGCATGGAACGTGCTGTATTCCTGCTTCGTACGACCAAGAAAAGCATCCGCGACATCGGCAAAGAAGTTGGGTACAAAGACACGGCTTACTTCTGCCGTCGTTTCAAGATGATGTTTGGCATTCCAGCCGGCAAAATGCGCCGTCGGGAATCCGCAATGAATATCTAA
- a CDS encoding lysylphosphatidylglycerol synthase transmembrane domain-containing protein: protein MKKLLNILKYALLLAFSGALMVYAVRGQDLSRIGQHMLEANYFWMGLTVIISAMGYFSRAYRWKMQIDATGNKPSYWDVYHAMMVGYLANLVLPRLGEVLRCSVLRRTSGVPVQVGVGTMITERIIDVLVLLLVLSATLLLQFDKFWSFVTSLFSDKYQSIAQNQTTLLIAALIIVVLLVLTGYLLFRNLERLRQHALFNRLISFVRGLLAGIFSIRKLEHKGLFLLHTVFTWSVYYFMGYLAFFAFPATHNLGAMAALAVLTFGTFGMAAPVQGGIGVYHLLVQSTLLVYGVSKEAGIAYALVVHGTQTLLVVLMGGISFVMSMIKSGRAARQLAVEPIPATVALDVE, encoded by the coding sequence GTGAAGAAGCTGCTTAATATTCTGAAGTATGCCTTGCTGCTTGCCTTCTCCGGGGCCCTCATGGTATACGCTGTTCGTGGCCAAGACCTTAGTCGAATCGGGCAACATATGCTGGAGGCCAATTACTTCTGGATGGGCCTCACCGTTATTATTTCGGCGATGGGCTACTTCAGCCGGGCCTACCGCTGGAAAATGCAAATTGATGCTACTGGCAACAAGCCCTCCTACTGGGACGTGTACCACGCCATGATGGTTGGCTACTTGGCCAACCTCGTGCTGCCGCGCCTGGGCGAAGTACTCCGGTGCTCTGTACTCCGCCGCACCAGCGGCGTGCCGGTGCAAGTAGGAGTCGGAACCATGATTACTGAGCGCATCATTGATGTGCTTGTGTTGCTGCTGGTGTTGAGCGCCACCTTACTGCTGCAATTTGACAAATTCTGGAGTTTTGTAACAAGCTTATTTTCAGATAAATACCAGTCCATCGCGCAGAACCAAACCACGCTGCTCATCGCTGCTCTAATCATCGTAGTGCTACTTGTCCTGACGGGCTATCTGCTGTTTCGCAACTTGGAGCGGCTTCGGCAACATGCGCTGTTCAACCGTCTGATAAGCTTTGTACGCGGTCTGTTGGCGGGCATATTCAGCATTCGCAAGCTAGAGCACAAAGGATTGTTCCTGCTGCACACCGTCTTTACGTGGTCGGTGTATTATTTCATGGGCTACTTGGCCTTTTTTGCTTTCCCCGCTACGCATAACCTGGGCGCGATGGCGGCTCTCGCCGTGCTTACGTTCGGTACGTTTGGTATGGCGGCTCCTGTGCAAGGCGGCATCGGCGTGTATCACTTGCTGGTACAGAGCACGTTGCTGGTGTATGGTGTGTCTAAAGAAGCCGGCATTGCATACGCGTTGGTAGTGCACGGAACCCAAACGCTGCTGGTGGTGCTCATGGGCGGTATCAGCTTTGTCATGAGCATGATAAAATCGGGACGGGCAGCCCGGCAATTAGCCGTCGAGCCCATACCCGCAACGGTAGCGCTCGATGTGGAGTAA
- a CDS encoding phage holin family protein, which produces MATDDDATKTPRNDSLIGNLMGYLDTRIDLVRLEVQQKVKNAFIGTAHGVTMGLIGLMFLIFLSIFAGLALNDALDSTFWGFGIVAGFYLLLLIIFVVGVDKKLFQGLADKLLDNTIYKSDKRQE; this is translated from the coding sequence ATGGCTACCGACGACGACGCTACCAAAACGCCCCGCAATGACAGCCTCATCGGGAATCTGATGGGCTACCTCGATACCCGCATCGACTTGGTGCGCCTCGAAGTACAACAGAAGGTCAAGAATGCTTTTATCGGCACGGCACACGGCGTTACGATGGGCCTGATCGGGCTCATGTTTCTAATTTTTCTGAGCATATTCGCCGGCTTGGCGCTCAACGACGCGCTCGACAGCACCTTTTGGGGCTTTGGCATTGTGGCCGGCTTTTACCTGCTGTTGCTCATCATCTTTGTGGTGGGCGTCGACAAAAAACTCTTCCAGGGTTTGGCCGACAAACTGCTGGACAATACGATTTATAAATCTGACAAACGTCAAGAATAA
- a CDS encoding S8 family serine peptidase, which yields MQNIDVAASKSFVPKEGVQFVGTGFSHGTHTAGTIAAVDNKIGVVGVAPEATLILVKVLADGGSGSFSWMINGIYYAVTQQADVINMSLGGTFLRNGKYLDDNGTPDNPADDFVGHGCQRHTGADCGH from the coding sequence ATGCAAAACATCGATGTGGCCGCCAGCAAGTCCTTCGTGCCCAAAGAAGGGGTGCAATTTGTTGGGACGGGTTTTAGCCACGGTACGCACACGGCCGGCACCATTGCCGCCGTCGACAACAAGATTGGCGTAGTAGGGGTAGCACCGGAAGCAACGTTGATCTTGGTGAAAGTGCTCGCCGATGGTGGTTCGGGTAGCTTTTCGTGGATGATCAACGGCATTTACTACGCCGTAACGCAGCAAGCCGACGTTATCAATATGAGTTTGGGTGGAACGTTCTTGCGCAACGGCAAATATTTAGATGACAACGGCACTCCTGACAACCCCGCCGATGATTTCGTTGGTCACGGATGCCAAAGGCACACAGGAGCTGATTGTGGCCATTGA
- a CDS encoding zinc metallopeptidase, which produces MYYNASPIYFLVILAMIVSWLIQWRLRSKFSQYAKVGLHSGLSGRQIAELMLADHGITDVRVISSEGKLTDHYNPADKTVNLSEAVYEERSAAAAAVAAHECGHAVQHATAYSMLQFRSAMVPALSAVSKFMPFILLAGIFMIRTTLIPLGLGIALFSLTTLFSFVTLPVEFDASRRALAWIDKRGIVTPQEHAMAKDALWWAAMTYVVAALASLATLLYYVSIFMGSRGRR; this is translated from the coding sequence ATGTACTACAACGCAAGTCCCATTTACTTCCTCGTCATTCTGGCGATGATTGTGAGCTGGCTGATTCAGTGGCGACTGCGCAGCAAGTTTTCCCAATATGCCAAAGTCGGCTTGCATTCGGGCCTGTCGGGCCGCCAAATTGCGGAGCTGATGCTGGCCGACCACGGCATTACCGACGTTCGCGTGATCTCGTCCGAGGGCAAGCTTACCGACCACTACAACCCAGCCGACAAGACGGTTAATCTCAGCGAAGCCGTATACGAAGAACGGAGCGCCGCAGCGGCCGCCGTCGCGGCTCACGAATGCGGCCACGCCGTACAGCATGCCACGGCTTATAGCATGTTGCAGTTCCGCTCGGCCATGGTGCCCGCACTGAGCGCGGTTTCCAAGTTTATGCCCTTTATTCTGCTGGCCGGTATCTTCATGATTCGTACCACGCTCATTCCCTTAGGGTTAGGTATTGCTTTGTTCTCACTCACGACGCTGTTCTCGTTCGTCACGCTGCCCGTCGAGTTCGACGCCAGCCGCCGGGCACTGGCTTGGATTGATAAGCGCGGCATCGTAACTCCGCAAGAACATGCCATGGCCAAAGATGCGCTGTGGTGGGCAGCCATGACGTATGTAGTGGCGGCACTGGCCTCACTGGCTACGTTACTTTATTACGTGAGTATTTTTATGGGTAGCCGCGGTCGTCGCTAA
- the nagB gene encoding glucosamine-6-phosphate deaminase, giving the protein MHSFENHPAERIPTTIYPDSEEASVAVARDIATLIRNRAAEGRMCVLGLATGSTPTRMYEELVRLHQEEGLSFQNVISFNLDEYYPMQPNSLQSYVRFMHEYLFDHIDIRPENVHIPDGTVRQEEVAEFCRHYEEQIRAAGGIDIQILGIGRTGHIGFNEPGSGAASRTRLITLDHITRTDAASDFYGEENVPRRAITMGVGTILEAHSIVLLAWGEGKAAVVKRMVEGEMTDSVPATYLQKHPEVSVILDDAAAAELTQRKTPWLAGLPCNWQDEALVRKALTWLARTLQKPILKLTDEDYNENGLSELLNESGLAYNSNIRVFNELQHTITGWPGGKPNADDTYRPERQSPFPKRVLIFSPHPDDDVISMGGTLLRLVDQGHDVHVAYQTSGNIAVFDDEAIRFAEFVADYDAAFRLDEQQAETLYERVVDSLKNKAPGQVDSAEVQLIKGLIRRGEAKSACRYAGIPDENAHFMDLPFYETGRVRKKPLGEEDIRLTVDLLNQVRPQQIYAAGDLSDPHGTHRVCLSAVFQALQRLKAEGCEWLKDCWVWLYRGAWQEWDIDRIEMAVPISPQELTRKRRAIFKHQSQKDRPLFPGADQREFWQRAEERNRTTAKIYDQLGLPEYEAIEAFVRWKI; this is encoded by the coding sequence ATGCACTCTTTCGAAAACCATCCCGCCGAACGTATTCCTACCACCATTTATCCCGATTCGGAAGAGGCGTCCGTCGCCGTTGCCCGCGACATCGCAACGCTGATTCGCAACCGGGCGGCCGAAGGGCGCATGTGCGTGTTGGGGCTGGCAACCGGCTCCACACCTACGCGCATGTACGAAGAGCTCGTGCGCTTGCATCAGGAGGAAGGCCTTAGCTTCCAGAACGTTATCAGCTTCAACCTGGACGAGTATTATCCCATGCAGCCCAACTCTTTGCAGAGCTATGTGCGCTTCATGCACGAATACTTGTTCGATCATATCGACATTCGGCCCGAGAACGTGCACATCCCCGACGGTACGGTACGCCAAGAAGAAGTAGCCGAGTTCTGCCGGCACTACGAAGAACAGATCCGGGCCGCGGGCGGCATCGACATTCAGATTTTGGGCATTGGGCGCACAGGCCACATCGGGTTCAACGAGCCTGGGTCGGGGGCCGCGTCGCGCACGCGCCTCATCACGCTCGATCACATCACCCGCACCGATGCGGCCAGTGATTTTTATGGGGAAGAAAATGTGCCGCGCCGCGCCATTACGATGGGCGTCGGGACCATATTGGAGGCGCACAGCATTGTGCTGCTGGCCTGGGGCGAAGGCAAGGCGGCCGTGGTAAAACGCATGGTAGAAGGCGAAATGACCGATTCGGTGCCCGCCACCTACCTGCAAAAACACCCGGAAGTAAGCGTCATTCTCGACGATGCCGCCGCGGCCGAACTCACCCAGCGCAAAACGCCTTGGCTGGCCGGTTTGCCCTGCAACTGGCAGGACGAAGCCTTGGTGCGCAAAGCCCTCACGTGGCTGGCGCGCACGCTGCAAAAGCCCATTCTAAAGCTAACCGACGAAGACTACAACGAAAATGGGCTTTCGGAACTACTGAACGAATCGGGGCTGGCCTACAACAGTAACATTCGGGTTTTCAACGAGTTACAGCACACCATTACGGGGTGGCCGGGTGGCAAGCCCAACGCAGATGACACGTACCGACCCGAGCGGCAGTCTCCGTTTCCGAAGCGCGTACTCATCTTCAGTCCCCACCCCGACGACGACGTTATTTCGATGGGCGGTACGCTGTTGCGGCTCGTCGATCAAGGCCACGACGTGCACGTAGCCTACCAGACCAGCGGCAACATTGCCGTTTTTGACGACGAAGCCATTCGCTTCGCCGAGTTTGTAGCCGACTACGACGCGGCTTTCCGGCTGGATGAGCAACAGGCCGAAACGCTGTACGAGCGGGTAGTAGATTCGCTCAAAAACAAAGCTCCCGGCCAGGTGGATTCGGCAGAGGTGCAACTAATCAAGGGGTTGATTCGCCGGGGTGAGGCCAAATCGGCTTGTCGCTATGCCGGCATCCCCGACGAAAATGCGCACTTCATGGACCTGCCCTTCTACGAAACCGGCCGGGTGCGCAAAAAACCGTTGGGCGAGGAAGACATTCGGCTCACGGTTGACCTGCTGAACCAAGTTCGGCCCCAGCAAATCTACGCCGCCGGCGACCTCTCCGACCCGCACGGTACGCACCGCGTTTGTTTGTCGGCGGTTTTTCAGGCGTTGCAGCGGCTGAAAGCCGAAGGCTGCGAGTGGCTGAAAGATTGCTGGGTGTGGCTTTACCGAGGCGCGTGGCAAGAGTGGGACATCGACCGCATCGAGATGGCCGTTCCCATCTCGCCCCAAGAGCTAACGCGCAAGCGTCGCGCCATTTTCAAGCACCAGTCGCAGAAAGACCGACCGCTGTTTCCGGGTGCCGACCAACGCGAATTTTGGCAACGCGCCGAGGAGCGCAACCGCACCACCGCCAAAATCTACGACCAACTCGGCCTACCCGAATACGAGGCCATCGAAGCCTTTGTCAGATGGAAAATATAA
- a CDS encoding J domain-containing protein: MSQNYYHVLGVSALATDREIKAAYKQLAIQYHPDKHGGSTKFEEQFKAVNAAYRVLSDPARRAAYDHQLRQEVLRAEAILRQQQFRSQSQRVYGVPMPPPAPLRTRRPSTSSERHYRPIPKRQAKFTRRDYQLTAAVVGMLILFLVSVKVTMDHFAAVSNYNDGLRAYTERRWSTADSYLSEALRFKPDYAAALQRRAEIRQLVYRDYKGAHSDYYAALREAHSAGEVAPLLFRMGQCEASLNRPDSAELNLTRALALDSTMSGAWLTRGEVRLFDKRRFEAAVQDFSTGLRQRAELGRPIDYKYLTYRGLASFKIQNFGAAREDYRQVLIANPGNGQVHFLLGRLAQQEGNEEAACEFFRRAVALGYAYADEARRQNCP, encoded by the coding sequence TTGAGTCAGAATTATTATCATGTGCTGGGCGTTTCGGCCTTGGCCACAGACCGAGAAATTAAGGCTGCATACAAGCAGTTGGCTATCCAGTACCACCCCGATAAGCACGGCGGTAGCACGAAATTCGAGGAGCAATTTAAGGCGGTGAACGCGGCTTATCGGGTGCTGTCGGACCCCGCCCGTCGTGCTGCTTACGACCATCAGCTGCGCCAGGAAGTGCTGCGCGCCGAGGCCATACTCCGGCAGCAACAGTTTCGGTCGCAGTCGCAGCGTGTGTACGGAGTGCCGATGCCGCCGCCTGCGCCGCTGCGCACCCGCCGGCCATCAACTTCATCGGAGCGTCATTACCGGCCCATCCCTAAGCGACAGGCCAAGTTTACGCGTCGCGATTACCAATTGACAGCGGCAGTTGTCGGAATGCTGATTCTGTTTTTGGTTTCGGTTAAGGTAACCATGGACCATTTTGCGGCCGTTAGCAACTACAACGACGGCCTGCGTGCCTACACCGAGCGCAGGTGGAGTACGGCGGACAGCTATCTGTCAGAAGCACTGCGCTTTAAGCCCGATTATGCGGCGGCTCTTCAACGGCGGGCCGAAATCAGGCAACTGGTATACCGCGACTACAAAGGGGCCCACTCCGACTATTATGCTGCTTTGCGCGAGGCCCATTCGGCTGGGGAAGTGGCGCCGCTGCTCTTTCGGATGGGCCAATGTGAAGCCAGCTTAAATCGGCCCGATTCGGCGGAGCTCAACCTTACCCGCGCGTTGGCCCTCGATTCGACGATGAGTGGCGCTTGGCTCACGCGCGGCGAAGTTCGGCTCTTCGACAAACGGCGGTTTGAGGCCGCCGTCCAGGACTTCAGCACCGGCTTGCGCCAGCGCGCCGAACTAGGACGGCCTATAGATTATAAATATTTGACCTATCGTGGGTTAGCCAGCTTCAAGATTCAGAATTTTGGGGCGGCGCGCGAAGATTATCGGCAGGTTTTGATCGCTAATCCGGGCAATGGGCAGGTTCATTTTCTGCTTGGGCGCTTGGCACAACAGGAAGGAAACGAAGAAGCCGCCTGCGAATTTTTCAGGCGTGCCGTCGCGTTGGGCTACGCTTACGCCGACGAAGCCCGCCGACAAAACTGCCCCTGA
- a CDS encoding acyl-CoA dehydrogenase — translation MDFQFTEEQLAVQAAARDFAQSELWAGVIERDEHQKFPAEQVKKMGELGFLGMMVSPEYGGGGMDTVSYVLAMEEISKVDASCSVIMSVNNSLVCWGLEKYGTEEQKQKYLTKLTTGEQIGAFCLSEPEAGSDATMQRTTAEDKGDYYLLNGTKNWITNGSSASVYLVIAQTNPELKHRGINAFIVEKGAPGFVIGPKENKLGIRGSDTHSLMFTDVKVPKENRIGEDGFGFKFAMSVLAGGRIGIAAQALGIASGSLELSLKYAKERKAFGVEIAKHQAIQFKLADMATNIDAARLLCLQAAHDKDQHLDYAKSGAMAKLFASKVAMDSAVEAVQIHGGYGFVKEFHVERFMRDAKITQIYEGTSEIQKIVISREILK, via the coding sequence ATGGATTTTCAGTTCACCGAAGAACAACTTGCCGTGCAAGCGGCTGCCCGCGATTTTGCCCAAAGCGAACTCTGGGCCGGCGTCATCGAACGCGACGAGCATCAGAAGTTTCCTGCCGAGCAGGTCAAGAAGATGGGCGAGCTCGGCTTTTTGGGCATGATGGTGAGCCCCGAGTACGGCGGCGGCGGCATGGATACGGTATCGTACGTGCTGGCTATGGAGGAAATATCCAAAGTAGACGCCTCTTGCTCGGTAATTATGTCGGTTAATAACTCCTTAGTTTGCTGGGGGTTAGAGAAATACGGCACCGAAGAGCAAAAACAGAAGTACTTGACTAAGCTGACCACCGGCGAGCAAATTGGCGCTTTCTGCCTTTCCGAGCCTGAAGCCGGCTCGGATGCAACCATGCAACGCACCACTGCCGAAGACAAAGGCGACTACTACTTGCTCAACGGCACCAAAAACTGGATCACCAACGGTAGCTCGGCCTCTGTCTATCTGGTTATTGCGCAAACCAACCCCGAGCTTAAGCACCGGGGCATCAACGCCTTCATCGTGGAGAAAGGCGCACCGGGCTTTGTGATTGGGCCGAAAGAAAACAAGCTGGGCATCAGGGGGTCGGATACGCACTCGTTGATGTTCACAGACGTGAAGGTGCCCAAGGAGAACCGCATCGGCGAAGACGGCTTCGGCTTTAAGTTCGCCATGTCGGTCTTGGCCGGTGGGCGCATCGGTATTGCCGCGCAGGCGCTTGGCATTGCCTCGGGTTCCTTGGAGCTATCGTTGAAATACGCCAAAGAACGGAAAGCATTTGGTGTAGAAATCGCTAAGCATCAGGCAATTCAGTTCAAGCTGGCGGACATGGCCACCAACATCGACGCTGCTCGCTTATTGTGTTTACAAGCTGCCCACGACAAGGACCAACACCTCGACTATGCCAAGTCGGGCGCGATGGCGAAGCTGTTTGCTTCAAAAGTTGCTATGGATAGCGCCGTAGAAGCCGTGCAAATACATGGTGGTTACGGTTTTGTGAAAGAATTCCATGTAGAACGCTTCATGCGCGATGCCAAAATCACTCAGATTTACGAAGGCACCTCTGAGATCCAGAAAATTGTAATCTCACGGGAAATTCTGAAATAA
- a CDS encoding S8 family serine peptidase, whose product MARPTSLSRPLVATSRCIRIRAYAYDMVLSTVPGGNSFSAGTSMAAPHAAGVAALVIGKNGGDMAPARVEAVLRASADDLGKPGRDPYNGYGRINAYRAVTEAN is encoded by the coding sequence ATGGCACGCCCGACATCTCTTTCGCGGCCCCTGGTGGCGACTTCACGCTGTATCCGAATCCGGGCTTACGCCTACGACATGGTGCTAAGCACGGTGCCTGGCGGGAATTCCTTCTCTGCCGGTACGAGCATGGCCGCCCCGCACGCAGCAGGGGTAGCGGCGCTTGTCATCGGTAAAAATGGCGGCGATATGGCCCCCGCCCGCGTAGAGGCCGTTCTGCGTGCTTCAGCCGATGACCTCGGCAAGCCCGGTCGCGATCCGTACAACGGCTACGGACGTATAAATGCGTATCGCGCAGTAACTGAGGCTAACTAA
- the rfaE2 gene encoding D-glycero-beta-D-manno-heptose 1-phosphate adenylyltransferase: protein MWSKDKIFSREAVGPVLEEWRAQGRKIVFTNGCFDLLHLGHVDYLEKARHLGGALIIGLNTDSSVSRLKPGRPLQDEVSRARILASLLFVDAVVLFDEPTPLQLIEVVRPDILVKGDDYDISGIVGHELVLNSGGQVLTVPLVAGYSTTRIVERIRTQLHS from the coding sequence ATGTGGAGTAAAGACAAGATATTCAGCCGTGAGGCCGTTGGGCCAGTCTTGGAAGAGTGGCGTGCGCAAGGACGAAAGATCGTCTTTACCAACGGCTGCTTCGATCTGCTCCATCTCGGCCACGTTGACTATCTAGAGAAAGCGCGCCATCTGGGCGGGGCTTTGATAATTGGCTTAAACACAGATAGTTCGGTGAGCCGTCTGAAGCCCGGCCGGCCGCTGCAAGACGAAGTGTCACGTGCTCGGATTCTGGCGTCCCTTTTGTTTGTAGATGCCGTGGTTCTGTTCGACGAACCGACGCCGTTGCAGCTGATTGAAGTAGTTCGACCTGACATTCTGGTGAAGGGCGACGACTACGATATCAGTGGAATTGTCGGGCACGAGTTGGTGTTGAATAGCGGTGGGCAGGTGCTTACCGTACCACTCGTCGCTGGCTACAGCACGACGCGCATCGTCGAACGCATCCGCACGCAACTTCACTCTTAA
- the panD gene encoding aspartate 1-decarboxylase: MHIEVLKSKIHRAKVTQAELHYVGSITIDEDLLDAANMVENEKVTVVNVNNGERFETYTIRGERGSGMVCLNGPAARKVAVGDIIIVFSYALIDFAEARTHKPTLVFPDQHNRLV; encoded by the coding sequence ATGCATATCGAGGTACTCAAGTCCAAAATTCACCGCGCCAAGGTTACCCAAGCCGAACTGCATTACGTCGGCAGCATCACCATCGACGAAGATTTGCTCGATGCGGCCAACATGGTGGAGAACGAGAAAGTGACGGTCGTAAACGTCAACAACGGCGAGCGGTTCGAGACCTATACCATTCGGGGCGAACGCGGTTCGGGTATGGTATGCCTCAACGGGCCGGCGGCGCGTAAAGTAGCAGTCGGCGATATTATTATTGTTTTTTCCTACGCTCTTATCGATTTTGCGGAAGCGCGCACACACAAGCCGACCTTAGTATTCCCCGACCAGCACAATCGGTTGGTGTAA